The Ignavibacteria bacterium genome contains the following window.
ATATCGAAATTATCCAGAAAGTATTTCTTAAGAGCTGGAAACTTCTCGATATTTAAATGTAATGCTGGAAAAGTTCCAATCACCCATAAACCTGCCCATTCATAATAATATCTTTTAATATCTCGCCCACGAAGGATTGGTTTTATTATAGCTTCGGTTCGTTTCCTCTCTTCTTCGTCCTTACAATTTTTAAGTATTTCATTTCGCTTTTCTGTTGTGATTATAAAAGCTTCATTTAAACCTGTTAATATTCCACGATAAATTTTCACATTCCAATATTTCAGCGGCTTACCAATATTTTCAATCTTTTCTTTAAGTTTTTGTTCAGCACTGTTACCAATAAACCAAGCATTGTAATTTAATCTAGAAATATATACACCTTTTTCGTTCAACGCACTTGAAATATTATTGCGGTCGTTTTTATCTAAGGTTAATGCTTTAAGATTATTACGATTTTTTGCTTTCTGAATAAGTAGAATGCTTGTATCTACAGTTGCATTTTCAAATACGCCAGGTCCAAGATCAATTAGTATGAGAGGATTAAATTTTGAAAAATAATCTCTTAACTTTTTACCATAACCTGCCCTCATCCATTTATTTGATGTAATATAACAGAGATACCCATTTATTTTAAGCAGGTTCATTCCTTTTTCATAAAATAGACAATAAATATCGCCAGTCCGGTCAAATGTTTTATAATCCTGATCTTTATAAAGGTCGGCATATTTTAAATTGCTTTTTTCACTTAAAGATTTTTGCAATTGAATATATGGTGGATTTCCAATCACAATATCAAAACCATCCCTCACACCAAACATCCATTCCGGGTCAAACCATTCTGCGTGAGTATTCTGATCAAATGGATCCCAGTTTGTAATTTTTTCTGCAACATCACTCGAAAACCCATTCTTCTTTAATTCATATTTTAATTTTTCTCTTAATTCTTTTTCTTTTCTTTGTAAATCTAATTTCTCTTTTCTGCTGTTTGTGTAAAATATTTCTTCTCTAATATTAAATAACTGCTTTTCAAGTACTTCAACTTCGGGAGAAATTAACTTTAATTGTTCAGATTGTTCAAATTGTTCAATCTTGGTTAAAGTATTTTCTGCATTAAATTGTTTAGGTCGTTTTAATTCAATTAAAGTATTTGCTGCGACAAATTTAGTTTCGAGATTTGGCAGAGCTCGAATATCACGATTTGGTTTTGTATCATCGATTTCCTGTTCAACAAGAAGCGAAATAAAAAATCTCAATTTGCTTATTTGAATTGCTATTTCCTGTATATCAACACCGTAAATACAATTCTCAATCAATCCTAATTTTCTTATGTAATCAATGGACTTATTTTGTAAAGATTGTTCAGTTTCACTGCGAATTTCAGCCGGCACTCTGTTTAATACTCTTTGTTTCCAAATTTTATTTTCCGGATCAAGTTTATGCAGAGCAAGCACAAGTTTATGCAGAACTCCCATTGGGAAAGCACCGCTACCACAAGCAGGATCCAGAATTTTTATCTTTTCAATTGCATCAATGAGTTTCAAAGTAGTTTCTTCATCGAAAGGATTTTCGTCGGTCGAATAGTCAAAAAGTTTTCTCAAAAGTGTATCTATATCCTCTCGACTTCTTACTCCATCCTCTCGTAGCTCTTCGTTTACTATTTTCCACGAGCAGCATATATCCGGCAATTTTACATTTGCCTTAATCGGATTTGACCTGATATAATTTTTGATAGCCAAAAATGAATTTTCATTTCTAACAATATGGTCATAAGATTCGTGCATCCACACGCTTTCTTTTCTATTGAGTACTTTATTTATTCTATGCGCCGAATAAGATTTAATTGAATGCAAAATATCTGAAAGAGTATAATCATTTCTGGGTCTTATGAGTAAATGAACATGATTTGGCATAATCACCCAATCGTCTAAATCATATCTCTCACCATTAAAATGAAGTAAAGTATCAGCAACAATTCTTGCAATTTTTTCATCTTTCAAAATACAAGAACCGTAACCATTATTTAACCATTCTTCAACTCGTTCTGAAAATAGTTTGTAATATTCCTGTTTCTCCTCTTCTGTTAATTCAGTTTTATCCTTTTTATGAACTTTTAACCATTGTTCACGCTCTTTTTCTAATTGTTCAATTTTTTCTTTCGGTAATGCATCAGCTAATCTGAATGTAACAAAATACCAGACACTTCCCTGATGCATATGTGGTAATTTGCCTCGCTTACCATAGAATAGATGAACTTCTTTATCAGGATTATAAAATGTAGTTGAACCCTCCTGGGTTCTACTAATGTTATTAATATCCAATGTAGTTGAACCCTCCTGGGTTCTGCTAAAGTTATTAATATCCAAAGTAGTTGAACCCTCCTCGGTTCTGCTAATGTTATTAATATCCAATGTAGTTGAACCCTCCTGGGTTCTGCTAATGTTGCTTATATTTTTCGAATCCTGGAGGATTCGATTACTTTGATTTTCCAAATCCGGAACGATTTGATTACTATGATTTTCCGAATTCGGGAGAATTCGATTACTTTGGTTTTCCGAATCCAGGAGGATTCGATTACTACTTTGGTTTTCTGAATCCAGGAGGATTGGATTACTTTGATTTTGCGAATTCTGGAGAGTTTCAATACTTTTCTTTAAATATGCTATCAATGATTCATTAACCATATAATCCACAATTTCTCTTGGAGTATAGTAGCTTCCTGTTGCTTTGCGGGCAGTGGTAGCAGTTTCGGGATTGTAAGATGCCAGAAGATTTTCAAATACTTTACCAAGTAATTCCGGATCAAGAGCAACATCCTGATCAATCGGTGTGTTTTCATCAATGGTGAAATTGTATCGTTTTAGAATTGTGAGAAGTCCGGTTACTTTTTTGTTCTTTCCTTTTTCAAGATATTTTGATAAATCTACCTCTTTTTCTTGTTCAAGGAAAAATAGTTCGTCAGGGACTTTTAATCTTGTTTCGTTTATGGGTTTGTTAGAAAAACAATCAATTCTAATTTCCTTACCATTCACTCTCTTATCAAGACATTCAAATAATCCACCGTTTAAGAAAGGGACATTTTCAAATTGAGCTAAGAATAATTCTTTATCTTTAATAAATCTACTATAACGGTAATATCCTTGCTGCAAATATCCATCATTCAAATATCCTTTGCTTTCGGCTTCTTCGATAAATATTCTGCTTTTTTTATCATCTTTTTTCATTGGTGTGTTCAATGTTGCAAAGAACAAATTTTGAAGAATTGCTTTATAATATGTGCTTCCAGTTTTATCCCGATAGTTTATAATTTTATCAACAAATGATTTTTCAAATAAAGCAGCCGGTACTAAATTTTTTTCTTTCATAAACCATATAAAGATCATTCGTGTAATCAGGCGGATAAGATTTTTCGCATTTCGATTTTCTCTATCTTTTTCTTCATCATCGGGAAACTCTACCTTATCCATTGCCCAGAAATACCAGTTTGCAATTTCCTGATAAAATTGTTTGGTAACCTTTTCAACACTGAATGCTTCAATAATTTTTTCGAGTGATGAAAAATCTGCTTCATCAATTTGTCGAATAAAGGTTTTGTTTGTCTGGCTTTTACTTACAAAGTAGGTGTATCTTCTAAAATTACTCCAATCTAATTTGCCTGAAGAAAGCGGAATATTGTAAATCAAAGAAAATCTGAAATCCCCTTTATCATCATAAAAAATGAAAAAGCCGGCTGAATATTTTGGAAAACTTTTTAAGAATTTTTTACCAATAAGATATTGTGCTTTCTTTCCAGATTTTTCAGATAAAGATTTCTTAACTTTAGTTGTAACTATAGAAATTTGTTCTTGATCTTCAAGTAAAATTTCTCCAATTAATTTAAAATCGTCGAAATTTTCATCATTAAAATTTTCTAACTGACTCCCCTCACTTAGCGGATCAATAACTCTAAAATTTCTGGATTTGCTCCGAAATAGATCAATTAAATATTTATAATTAAATCCATTAGCAAGGTTTTCAAGAATTTGTTTTGTGTCCATTTTCTACTCTATTTTTCTTTTTAAGAAATTATTTAGTTTACATTAAATCCAGTTTACCCGACTCAGGCAGAATATTTCTAACCGCTATAATAATTTCTCTTTCCTGTATTTTTAATCTTTCTTTTTCTTTATCCAAATAATCTTCACCAAGTTCTTTTTTGATCTCAGTTAATTCTTCAATTACATCATTTGGTTCTCCTTTTTCAAATTTTTCAGTTTTAAGATTTGCTATCCTTCGTAATGTATAATCAGGTAAAGTTCCGTAATCAATTATATCTTCCTTTAAAGTTCTTAAAAAGTTTTTAAGTGAATTTATATCATCTTTATCAATCTTTATTAGAAAATTTAATTTGTTTAACGCTGACTGCTCAAGACTCTTATTTTTAGGAGATTCTCTATACTCGGCTTTTGACATTTTTACTTTTTCATACATGTCCCAGAAAGTTTCATCAATTTCAAGTCCTTTAGTATTGTAATCGCATCTTATTTTTTCAAGTACATCTTCAAGGGAAGATTCTTCAATTTGTAATTTGCTGTTTGAATAATATGCTCTTTTTACATAAAGTTTATTTTTCTTATAAAAGACTATCATCTCGTTTTCATTGAATTCTTTGGAGACCTTAATTCGCTTAGGTATATCTTTTAATTTTTCAATTGTTTGAGGATAATTCTCTTTGATTTCATTGAAAAGTGAGTAAACTTTCGTGTAGAAACTTTCTTCATCAATTTTTTCAGGATTGGTCATTAATTTACTATAAAGATTGGCGGGTGATGGTTCTTCGTCTATATCAAAAACCTTTGAATCTTCTCCAAGTGTATTATGAATCATAAACATTTTTGTTTGGGCAATTTCACGGGACTTTATTAAATCAGCTCCTTGTTCAGTCGGGAAAAAATTGACAATGTAGATTTCATCAAAAACTTTTTTACTAATTCTATTAATACGACCAAGCCTTTGAATTACTCTAACGGGATTCCATGGTATGTCATAATTGATAATCATTCCTGCACGATTAAGATTAAATCCTTCACTTAACTTGTCAGTAGTAAGTAGTAAATCATAATCATCTTTTTGCTCTTTATAGGATGCATCAAAATTTTCTAGAATTTCTTTCCACTTTGTATCTGGAAGATTTCCTGATACAACTAGAGTTCTTCTAGAAATTTCTGGATTAATTTTGCTTAACCTATCCTGTAAGTATTTTATTGTATCCGCATATTCTGAAAAAATCACAATTTTTCTGATTGGTTCGTTATGATTTTTTTGATTGAAAACATCTACAATTTTTTCGAAAACGCATTTCGACTTTGGGTCATTTTCAACAAGCTGAAGTTTAGATAGCTTATCAAGAATTTCATCGAATAGCTTAATATCTGACTTAATATCGTTAATAAATTTTTCTTTATATCTAAAGTCTTTAATCTTATATCTTTTATGTTTTTTAGGTAGAACACCCGCATTTATTTTTTGTTCATATTCAATTAATGCTTTTTCAATTTCTTCATCGCCTTTTTCAACAATTCTTTCGAGTAGATCTCTGTCTAAAATATATTCTCCTTCAAATAAATTACCGCCACCGGTTTTTTTAATAAAACTTAATACCTTTTCTGTAACAGATTTAAAGTTGTTCATACTCTGTTGAAAAGCTCCAAATGAACTTTCAAATCTCTTAACAAGCAGCCTTCTCATAATATCGAACAGGTTTCGCTGTTGGATGTATTCACGATTTTCTTCTTCTGTAAGTTCTGTTTTATCTCTTAGAAATCCTTTTTCATATTCAAATGGGCGATAAATTGCCCCAGAAAATCTTCCTCCCATATCAGGATCTTCAAAATAATTTAGAATAACTTCATCATAAAAATTTAATTGTGCAGGAGTGAGTTCATACCACCATTCAATGGGATCCTGAACTTTTGAAAAATCTTTTACTTCATTTTTATAAACTGGATGTTTTAATAAGTCAAGTCTGTTTCTTCTTATGGTTACTGGTTCAATAACTTCCCGAATTTCCTTAGCAAGTCTTCGAGTGCTCGTTTTAACTTTTCTAAGATCAATTGAATTTTCATTAAAAATACTCCTAAATATTTTTAATGCTCTTCTTTTTTTATCATTGTCTTTCGAATCATGATAACGAGAGATGTAAGCCAATCCATCAAACAAATTCCCAAGGATTCGGAAAGTAGTTAGTAAATCATTATCGAGTGTAATTGTTGACTTTTTGGGTGTGATGAATAATTTAAGCAACGATAAAACATCAGATGGTTTATTATTAAAAGGAGTTGCAGTTAAGAGAATTACAATTTTGTTCCTGCAAATATTTTTAAGCAATTCATAACCTTGAGTGTCTTCATTTCTAAAACGGTGAGCTTCATCAATAATAATGACTTCTATATCATCGTGCTTGTTAACATATTCCAGAATATTTTCAAGTTCTCCCAATGACCTTGCTTCCCAATCATATAGTTCAAAATCATCTAAATACTTGACCCATCCACCATTTTTATTTCTGTCTCCAATCAAACCAGGCGGGCATATAACTATGCCTCTTTTCTTCAAACTTTTAGCCACTGCACAAGCTATAATTGATTTGCCAAGTCCGACCACATCAGCAATTAAAACGCCGTTATGATTTTCAATTATTGCAAGTGCCTGTTTAATTGCATCGAGTTGATATTGATAAACTTTGTAATTACTTTTTTCCAGAAGTCTTATAATAACCGAACTGATGTCTTTAGATTCATAAGTTTCGAGGTAACTTTTTAGAATTAAAGCATAAGCCTCAAAAGGAGATATTTCTCTAATATGTGTTTGATTTTTGATTAGATTAATTAATCGTTCTTTATTTTCAAGATCTTCAGTAATAATTAGAGATGAATCCCATAATTGATCAAAATATCTTTCAGCATCTTCAAATCCGTAATCAGATATTTCAACATTAAATTCGTTTTGTATTCGAATGCCGCTCTTTGTAAGATTAGAACTTCCAGTTATAAATATTCTGTTTCTTCCTGTTTCGTTTAAATAAAATAAATAAAGCTTTGAATGATTGGGCTCTCTTGTTTTTCTAATAAATAACTTATCTTCTTCAATCTTCTTAATAAAAAATTTTACCTGTTCGTAAAAATCACGATTATCAAATAGATCTGTGTTAATTGAAGCTTTAAGTGAATTTAAATACTCGACTAATTTTTCATTATCTGTTTTTGATTCATGAAGGTCAGCAAATTCAATTAGACCTTTATTTGTTTTATCGACATTTAATCCCACTAAAACTTTAAGTATTGTTTCAGGATTGTTTTTTAATCCTTCGTAAAGCTCCTTCAAACCCGAAAAGTAAAAAAAACCGACCAGGAATTTCAGTTCATAACTTTTTGAGATCAATTCAATTAATCTCTTGTGCAAATTTTTTGTTTGATTGTTTGTGATGAAGTTACTCATTCTTCGCCCTTTAATCTTTTGGAAAATTTATTGTTAATTTGAAAGTCCTCATTTATTACTAAAATTATAAATTCTAATTCAATAGTAAAGTTATAAACATTCTTTTCCTCTACTTAAGTAGAACTCAGTAGAGTTCTACTACTATAATATTCTCTCAATTTCAATTTTTTGCCATTCCTCATTTTCTCTCAGAGAGAATTCTCGAAGCATCTGGTCTACAAAGTCGTAGCAATCGGTCTTCATCCAGTCTATTTTCGGTCTCCAACCAGTCTACAACCAGTCTACAACCAGTCTCCAATCGGTCTATTTCCAGTCTTCAACCAGTCTACAACCAGTCTCCAATCAGTCTATTTCCAGTCTCTATCCAGTCTATTTCCAGTCTTGAGGAATCTTATAAGTTCCTGAGGAGTTTCTATTTTTTAATGGAAAAATTATAAGACAAATTCAAGTAGTGAATTAAATTATTTTTGAAATATTCACTTTAAATCATCTTTCAATAAAAATTAAGACTTTTCGTTTGACATACATTTAAAACATTAATTATCTTTGCAACAAAATTTTATGGAAATGATAACAGAGTTTGGTAAAATTCTAGTCTTCTTAATTCTCGCGATTCTATTCGTAGCGCTCGCCTTCATAGTCAATCGAATCATCAGACCCGCCAGACCAACAAGAGAAAAATTATTAACGTACGAATGCGGTGAAAATCCAATCGGAACTCCATGGATTAAATTCAATGTACGATTTTATGTTGTCGCTTTGATCTTCCTCCTTTTTGATGTTGAAATAACTTTGCTAATTCCTTGGGCGCTTGTGTATAAAGAATTTGGATGGTATGGTTTTATCGTTGGATTTATTTTCTTATTTATCCTTATGCTCGGTATGTTGTATGAATGGAGAAAAGGAGATCTGGATTGGGTCAAACCCGAAGTCAAACCAAAAGATTTAAAAACTGTTTTAGAAGAATTTGAAAAAGAATACGGGAAAATCTGATGGGAATTTTAGATAAAGAATTTACAGAATCGAATATAGTTATTACCAAGTTTGATGATTTGATGAACTGGGCTCGACTTTCTTCTTTATGGCAAATGACATTTGGACTTGCCTGCTGTGCAATCGAAATGATGGCTACATCAGCATCTCATTATGATTTCGATAGATTCGGAGTAATTCCTCGACCAAGTCCAAGACAGGCTGATATCATTATCATTTCTGGAACCGTGACTCTCAAAATGGCTCTTCGAATAAAAAGACTTTATGAACAAATGCCAGAGCCAAAGTACATAATTTCAATGGGAAGCTGTGCAAATTGTGGAGGCCCTTACTGGAATCATGGTTATCATGTTTTGAAAGGTGTCGATAGAATTATTCCCGTTGATGTTTATGTCCCTGGCTGCCCTCCAAGACCAGAAGCTTTGCTCGAAGGTTTACTTAAACTACAGGAAAAAATCAGGAATCAATCTCTCGTAAAGAAAACGGTTTAATATGACTGCACAAGAAATTTTAGAAATCATAAAAGCAAAATTTCCAGAAGAACAATTCGAATTAAAAGAAAATATCGGCGGTGAAATTCTAATCGTACCAGCCAAGATTTTAAAAGATTTATGTTTCTTCCTTCGTGATGATGAAAGACTTTCTTTTGATGTGCTTATGAATTTATCAGGTTTAGATCTTGCAGATGGCGAAAAGAAAAAACTGGAAGATGGAACAATTGAAATAGTCGGCGGACATTTAGCAACTGTCTATCATCTTCATTCAATGAAATACAATCACAAATTGACTTTAAAAGTTTTACTTCCGAGAGAAAATCCTGTTGTCCCTTCCGTTGAACGCGTATGGCGAGCTGCTGACTGGCATGAAAGAGAAGCTTATGATTTATTTGGAATTATTTTCGAAGGTCACCACGATTTAAGAAGAATCTTATTACCTGAAGATTGGGAAGGTCATCCTCTTCGAAAAGATTACAAAGTCCAAGAATTTTATCAAGGAATGAAGGTTCCATACTAATGGCAGAATTAAAAACTGATCAAATCGTTCTTAATATGGGTCCTCAGCATCCATCAACTCATGGAGTGCTGAGACTTGAAGTCGTTCTCGATGGTGAAGTAGTTGTTGATGTTAAACCACACATTGGTTATCTCCACAGATGTTTTGAAAAACACGCTGAAGCAATGACTTATCCTCAGGTCATTCCTTACACTGATCGAATGGACTATCTCGCATCGATGTATATGAATTTTGGTTATGTTGAGGCTGTCGAAAGATTAATGAATATAGAAGTGCCTGAAAGAGTAAAATATATTCGTGTAATTATGGGTGAGCTTCAGCGAATTGCCTCACATCTCGTTGCTGTTGGAACATTTGGTATTGATATTGGTGCTTTTACACCTTTCCTCTATTGCTTCAGAGATCGTGAAAGAATTTTAGATTTATTTGAGATGACCTGTGGTGCTCGTTTACTTTACAATTATATGTGGATTGGCGGAGTATCGCACGATCTACCTCCTGAATTTATTCCAAAATTAAAATCATTCTTAAAAGACTTTAAGAAAAGCTTAAAAGAATTAAACGATCTTTTGAGCTACAATAAAATTTTCATAGATAGAACAGCAAATATTGGTGTTCTGCCAGCTGATACAGCAATTAATTATGGCTGCAGCGGACCTGTTCTAAGAGGTTCTGGTGTTAACTGGGATTTA
Protein-coding sequences here:
- a CDS encoding NADH-quinone oxidoreductase subunit C; protein product: MTAQEILEIIKAKFPEEQFELKENIGGEILIVPAKILKDLCFFLRDDERLSFDVLMNLSGLDLADGEKKKLEDGTIEIVGGHLATVYHLHSMKYNHKLTLKVLLPRENPVVPSVERVWRAADWHEREAYDLFGIIFEGHHDLRRILLPEDWEGHPLRKDYKVQEFYQGMKVPY
- a CDS encoding DEAD/DEAH box helicase family protein; its protein translation is MSNFITNNQTKNLHKRLIELISKSYELKFLVGFFYFSGLKELYEGLKNNPETILKVLVGLNVDKTNKGLIEFADLHESKTDNEKLVEYLNSLKASINTDLFDNRDFYEQVKFFIKKIEEDKLFIRKTREPNHSKLYLFYLNETGRNRIFITGSSNLTKSGIRIQNEFNVEISDYGFEDAERYFDQLWDSSLIITEDLENKERLINLIKNQTHIREISPFEAYALILKSYLETYESKDISSVIIRLLEKSNYKVYQYQLDAIKQALAIIENHNGVLIADVVGLGKSIIACAVAKSLKKRGIVICPPGLIGDRNKNGGWVKYLDDFELYDWEARSLGELENILEYVNKHDDIEVIIIDEAHRFRNEDTQGYELLKNICRNKIVILLTATPFNNKPSDVLSLLKLFITPKKSTITLDNDLLTTFRILGNLFDGLAYISRYHDSKDNDKKRRALKIFRSIFNENSIDLRKVKTSTRRLAKEIREVIEPVTIRRNRLDLLKHPVYKNEVKDFSKVQDPIEWWYELTPAQLNFYDEVILNYFEDPDMGGRFSGAIYRPFEYEKGFLRDKTELTEEENREYIQQRNLFDIMRRLLVKRFESSFGAFQQSMNNFKSVTEKVLSFIKKTGGGNLFEGEYILDRDLLERIVEKGDEEIEKALIEYEQKINAGVLPKKHKRYKIKDFRYKEKFINDIKSDIKLFDEILDKLSKLQLVENDPKSKCVFEKIVDVFNQKNHNEPIRKIVIFSEYADTIKYLQDRLSKINPEISRRTLVVSGNLPDTKWKEILENFDASYKEQKDDYDLLLTTDKLSEGFNLNRAGMIINYDIPWNPVRVIQRLGRINRISKKVFDEIYIVNFFPTEQGADLIKSREIAQTKMFMIHNTLGEDSKVFDIDEEPSPANLYSKLMTNPEKIDEESFYTKVYSLFNEIKENYPQTIEKLKDIPKRIKVSKEFNENEMIVFYKKNKLYVKRAYYSNSKLQIEESSLEDVLEKIRCDYNTKGLEIDETFWDMYEKVKMSKAEYRESPKNKSLEQSALNKLNFLIKIDKDDINSLKNFLRTLKEDIIDYGTLPDYTLRRIANLKTEKFEKGEPNDVIEELTEIKKELGEDYLDKEKERLKIQEREIIIAVRNILPESGKLDLM
- a CDS encoding NADH-quinone oxidoreductase subunit D yields the protein MAELKTDQIVLNMGPQHPSTHGVLRLEVVLDGEVVVDVKPHIGYLHRCFEKHAEAMTYPQVIPYTDRMDYLASMYMNFGYVEAVERLMNIEVPERVKYIRVIMGELQRIASHLVAVGTFGIDIGAFTPFLYCFRDRERILDLFEMTCGARLLYNYMWIGGVSHDLPPEFIPKLKSFLKDFKKSLKELNDLLSYNKIFIDRTANIGVLPADTAINYGCSGPVLRGSGVNWDLRKNDPYSIYDRFDFEVCIGKGEMGTVGDCWDRYMVRVREMEQSCRILEQAIEQIPDGDVTSAIPKRVKPPVGEIYFRVESPKGELGYHIVSDGSLNPFRVKVRAPSFVNLQILPIISRGHLVADIIANLGSLDIVLGEIDR
- a CDS encoding NADH-quinone oxidoreductase subunit B, with amino-acid sequence MGILDKEFTESNIVITKFDDLMNWARLSSLWQMTFGLACCAIEMMATSASHYDFDRFGVIPRPSPRQADIIIISGTVTLKMALRIKRLYEQMPEPKYIISMGSCANCGGPYWNHGYHVLKGVDRIIPVDVYVPGCPPRPEALLEGLLKLQEKIRNQSLVKKTV
- a CDS encoding NADH-quinone oxidoreductase subunit A, which codes for MITEFGKILVFLILAILFVALAFIVNRIIRPARPTREKLLTYECGENPIGTPWIKFNVRFYVVALIFLLFDVEITLLIPWALVYKEFGWYGFIVGFIFLFILMLGMLYEWRKGDLDWVKPEVKPKDLKTVLEEFEKEYGKI
- a CDS encoding N-6 DNA methylase, which translates into the protein MDTKQILENLANGFNYKYLIDLFRSKSRNFRVIDPLSEGSQLENFNDENFDDFKLIGEILLEDQEQISIVTTKVKKSLSEKSGKKAQYLIGKKFLKSFPKYSAGFFIFYDDKGDFRFSLIYNIPLSSGKLDWSNFRRYTYFVSKSQTNKTFIRQIDEADFSSLEKIIEAFSVEKVTKQFYQEIANWYFWAMDKVEFPDDEEKDRENRNAKNLIRLITRMIFIWFMKEKNLVPAALFEKSFVDKIINYRDKTGSTYYKAILQNLFFATLNTPMKKDDKKSRIFIEEAESKGYLNDGYLQQGYYRYSRFIKDKELFLAQFENVPFLNGGLFECLDKRVNGKEIRIDCFSNKPINETRLKVPDELFFLEQEKEVDLSKYLEKGKNKKVTGLLTILKRYNFTIDENTPIDQDVALDPELLGKVFENLLASYNPETATTARKATGSYYTPREIVDYMVNESLIAYLKKSIETLQNSQNQSNPILLDSENQSSNRILLDSENQSNRILPNSENHSNQIVPDLENQSNRILQDSKNISNISRTQEGSTTLDINNISRTEEGSTTLDINNFSRTQEGSTTLDINNISRTQEGSTTFYNPDKEVHLFYGKRGKLPHMHQGSVWYFVTFRLADALPKEKIEQLEKEREQWLKVHKKDKTELTEEEKQEYYKLFSERVEEWLNNGYGSCILKDEKIARIVADTLLHFNGERYDLDDWVIMPNHVHLLIRPRNDYTLSDILHSIKSYSAHRINKVLNRKESVWMHESYDHIVRNENSFLAIKNYIRSNPIKANVKLPDICCSWKIVNEELREDGVRSREDIDTLLRKLFDYSTDENPFDEETTLKLIDAIEKIKILDPACGSGAFPMGVLHKLVLALHKLDPENKIWKQRVLNRVPAEIRSETEQSLQNKSIDYIRKLGLIENCIYGVDIQEIAIQISKLRFFISLLVEQEIDDTKPNRDIRALPNLETKFVAANTLIELKRPKQFNAENTLTKIEQFEQSEQLKLISPEVEVLEKQLFNIREEIFYTNSRKEKLDLQRKEKELREKLKYELKKNGFSSDVAEKITNWDPFDQNTHAEWFDPEWMFGVRDGFDIVIGNPPYIQLQKSLSEKSNLKYADLYKDQDYKTFDRTGDIYCLFYEKGMNLLKINGYLCYITSNKWMRAGYGKKLRDYFSKFNPLILIDLGPGVFENATVDTSILLIQKAKNRNNLKALTLDKNDRNNISSALNEKGVYISRLNYNAWFIGNSAEQKLKEKIENIGKPLKYWNVKIYRGILTGLNEAFIITTEKRNEILKNCKDEEERKRTEAIIKPILRGRDIKRYYYEWAGLWVIGTFPALHLNIEKFPALKKYFLDNFDIRQLEQSGKKYPHLGFNARKKTGNKWFETQDQIAYYPEFEKEKVIYSEIVRNPQFYFDIDNFYVEATSFLMTGKNLKYICGLLNSNPITFFFKKWYAGGGLGEEGYRYKKAFIEDLPFPTITSNNQSIVEKIETLVDKIISAKKENPQSDTSAWEKEIDHLVYQLYELTPEEIEIIEGGD